From the Thermococcus sp. genome, the window AACTCGGTGATGCTGGAAAGCCTCGTAAGGAAGTACTTCGGTGAGCCAGTCTTTTACGGAGTCTTTCCTGACGACGAAGAAGATATAAGGGGCGCAATAGAGAGGGCCAAGAATGAGAACGACCTCATTTTGGTTACCGGAGGTTCTGCCTTCGGCGATAAGGACTTCGCCCACCGCTTCGTCAAACTCCTTTTCCATGGAACGACGATAAAACCGGGGAGACCCATAGGCTATGGCGAGCGGATCTTCATAATGAGTGGTTATCCAGCGGCTGTCTTTGCCCAGTTCCACCTCTACGTCAAACATGCCCTGGCAGAGCTCGTCGGTGCTAAGAACTACGAGGTTCGCGTTAAAGCAACGCTCACCGAGCGTGCATCAAGCCAGCTCGGAAGACACGAGTTCGTGAAGGTGTGGTACGAGAACGGGGAAGCCAGACCGATCAAAAAGAAGGGCAGCGGAATAATAAGCTCGCTCGTGGAGAGCAACGGTTATATAGTTATCCCGGAGGACAGTGAGGGGTACCTCGAGGGAGAGACCGTGGAAGCCGTGCTCTACTGAGGTCAAGGGCATCTGTACAGAACGGACTGGGAAAGGCCCGCCTCTCTGTTTTCTTCGTTTGGGGGTGAGATATGGCCCGCCCGTAACACCCGCCCCCATCGAAGCCTACGGCAGAACTCGGGCGGGTTAACCCAGGCGGGCCGAGAAGTGTGCCCGGTCTGGGTTTCCCACGGTCATTGCGCTCCGTAACGCGGAAGGCCCTCCCGCGGGGACCTCGCTGTAAGACCGGGCTGTGGCCCCCGCATCGCCCCCCGGTTCATTCGTCCCCGGGGTCCTCGCGCGGGGGCAAAAAGGGTTGGAGGATTCCGTATATAAGGCTACCTCAACCGACCAGCTTATGAAGTTGAGCGAAGAGCTTCTCCCCCAGACTCATGTTGTCAACGACGAGTATCAGGGTGCCGTTGTTTACCACGACGAAGTCCCGGAGCTTCGCGAGGAACTTCATAACGCTGTCAGGTGGGTTGTACACCAGCAGGTACTCAATGCAATCCATGAGCACTATACCCCTACCTCCAGCCTTCGAGGTCTCCTGCAGGTACCGATAAGAAACCTCGGTTATCCTGGCGAGGTTCGTGGGGATTATGGTCTCTTTGATCTTGTCGTTGAAGGGAACGGTGGTGACGAAGTAGAAGCGCCATGCCTTTGGAACGTCGGTAACATCCCTTATAAAAGCGAGAACCGGAACGTCTTTGAGCTTGTCTTTGATTTTCCCGTATTCTTCAGTGTTAATTATCATAACACCGGGTTCAATTGGGGTCTCTGAGGCTTCAACCGGTTTCACGTTCATGAAGGATTCGGAGGACATCAGTCTCAGCATAAACATTACCATCAGGACTATCAGGGTTGTTGACATGGAAAACCCTATGGGCGCGTACCACTCGTGGATGCCGAAAAGGGCGGCGGGAACCAGATGGAATCCAAAGAGCACGATGCTTATGTATAGATATCGGGCAGCGCTCTTGTATATATCAACGGTCTCCCTGAGGAGCATCCCGGCCGTTATAACAAACATCCCCGTTATGCCGAGGGAAGCAGCCGCCGTGGTGGTCCACACAGCATCTTTGGTGTACGCATAGACCCCAAGCATGTAGAGCATAAATACGGTTGGCATTGGAATGAGAATGTAGATCGAGTCGCGTGGCACTTTGAGGGATTCTTCCTCCAGAAACTTCGCGGCCCCGTAAAGGAGAAACGCTGAGAACAACGTGAGAGAGATGTAGCTGAGCTCATTGAGGGTTGGAGACCCAAACGCACTCAGCAGTATGGCAATGAAATCAAAGAACCACGCAAGTGAAAATATCAGCGCGGCCTTTCTCCTGTTCTTGAGGTATATCCTGAGGATGAGAAACATGGCGGTTAGGTCGGCGATCATAACTACAACGCCCTCAGCCATCACCACCTGCTGCAGCACCGCCATGAAATCACCTCAACACCCGGCGCTCCGGGTCTCCAAACCCATCCCATCTAAACGGACCTTCCGGGGGAGTCCTGACCGCGGTTTCGTTCTCAAGCTTCACCACCAGGAGCTCCGGACGGGCGATGAGCATTCCGACCTGCCCCCTGTCACCGTACCCAACGACACGGTACACCCCTTCTTTCCTCACGGGTAGTATCACCGTGAAAGGATAGTTGGGATAATACCAAAAGCTTTTCGCATGCATCATACCAACGAGGTCGCCGAAACCGTAGTAACCGTACATGGGTATGAGCCTCGTCCCGCTGAACTTCTCCAAGAGGTACTTGAAGAAGGCGTAGTCTATCCCCACACCGCTCACTATGGCCGTCTCGATGTTCTCGCTGTAGGGCTCAAAGAGCATCATCAGCGGAGGGGCCGACCTGACGGTGTTTATCATATCGGCCTCCATCACCCGGTGGGTGTATTTCACGAGGGGATCAAGAAGCTTGAGAACCGCTTCAATCCCCTGTTCTGCCAGAACCTTCTTCGTTCCATCGGTTTCCATTCCTATGAAGTACAGAACGCCCCCATAGCTCCAGACAAGTTCGCTTATCTCATCCTGGTACCAGCCATAGGGACCGTGAGCCAGCGCCCTCATCTGGTGCTCCCCAGTGTAGATGCGGTCCAAACGATAGATAGAATCAAGGGCAGCGCGTAGGTATGCATGCAGGTAGTGGAGATATTCTCTGTCCCAGTGTCCTATGGCGCGTTCCCTTGTTGTTCCAGAGGACTGGTAGAACCTGATGTGCCCTTGGTAATCCCTCGGAACGAACTCCAGCCAGTGGTTGCGCAGGTATTCCTCCTCGGCCACCAGGCCGGCGTTGAGCAGGTTCTCAAAAACCTCCTCCAGAGTTCCCTGGAACACATCATCCAGATTCGGTTTGAGCCTTTCATTGAGTCCCATCCAGTACGGCGTATTATGAAGATGAAACTCAAAAACTGCCCTGAGGTATTCCACGGTGTCACTGTTTTTAACGTTCAAGGGATTATCTTGAAATTTTCCCAACATGTTATCGAATTTCGCGTACCTCATGCTGTGAATTTAGTCCCTTGGAGTATAAAACTTTTCCCATACTACGGTTCGTTGGAGCAAACCCAATGTTTAAATAAAATGAATACACAGTTCATACGGTGGTTACCTGTGGATATGATTGCAGGTAGAGTCGCTAAGGAGGACCTCTCCGATTTAAGGTACACCCTTGAGAGGGCCCTTGAAACAACGGAGTTCTGGAGAAGGAAATTCCATGGGGTAGACGTGGATGGTATAACACCATCCCGGCTCTCGGAACTTACCGAAACCGTTAACATCACACCCCACGATCTCTACAGAACCGATGAGGTCTGGCCCGAGTACATCAGGAGGGGTACCGTGTTCCACGCCGTGATGAGGACAAGTGGAACCACCGGGAAGCCCAAGCGCGTTCCCTACACGCGGGACGACAGGTTCAGGACAGGAAGACAGATCGAACCCTGGGTGCGGGAGTATATGGACAGGGGGGATCGGATCGCCTCGTTCTTCCCGCCGCTACCCTCCTCCTCCGGTATGTTCGCGTACGGCGGATTTGAAGCCATCACCGCAAAGGCCGCGTACTACCAGATCCCCATACAGTACCTCTTGGATAAGAACATGCTCCTAAGCGAGCTCAGGGACATAAAACCAACCGCCCTCTTCTGCTTGACCGCGACGGCCTACAACCTCGGCCTTATTCTCCCAGAGAGTATAAAGAAAGACATCCAGACAATAGTGGTCGGGGGAGAGACGCTAACGCCGGAACTCGCCAAGGCCACCTTGGAGCTCTTCGAGGATGCTGTTATAGTGGACAACTTCGGCTCAACCGAGGATGCGATCACTGGATATCGGGTCGTCAAAAGCGGGAAGACCACCCCGTTCACGTTCCCAGACTCGGCGGTTATCCTCAAGGACAACAACGATGGCTACTCGGAGTACAAGAGAATGTATATAACCAAGGTCATGCACGAAGGAGAGCTAACGGGGCTGCCGCTCTTCAACTACGATATAGGGGACCTAGCCAGGATAGCCGACGGGAGGGTTATGAACATCATCCGCGTCAAGGACGTTGTGAGCCTCGCGGGGGCCAAACTGCACATCGACCAGGTTATGGAGATAGTCTACAATCATCCAAACCTGCTCGACTTCGTGATGATATACCACCCACTCTCCCCAGAAAACCCGAAACCCAAGGTTATCATACGGGTGGCGTACAGAGAAAAGAAGCCGCCGGGGATAGAGGATGAGGTCAGGGAACTCATCTACGAGGCAAACAACCCCGTCAGGTACGAGGTCGAAGAGTCCAAACAGGCCGAGCTCATCATCGAAGCGGTGCCCCCCGAAAACCTTAGGGCGGACCTCCCCCAGAGGCTGGGGAAGACGAAAAGGATATACATAGTCGGCAGGGATCTCTGACCCATTTTCTTTTAACCTTCTACCCCGTTGTCACAATGGCGAAAAATTATTTAAGCAATTTCTCGGAATTCCAACCGGTGATGGGTATGGATGGAAAGATCATCCACGACGGGATACACGGCAGTATGAAGATAAGCGGTCTAATCCTGGATCTCGTTAAGACACCTGAGTTTCAGCGTTTGAGGAACATACGACAGCTCGGTCTTGCCTACCTCGTTTATCCGGGCGCGAACCACACCCGTTTCGAACACTCCCTGGGGGCATGGGATATAGCAAGACGGCTCTCCGCCGAAGTTGGTCTGGATGAGAGTGAGAGCATGCTCCTCCAGGTCGGGGCGCTCCTCCATGATATCGGCCATGGGCCGTTCAGCCACACCTTTGAGAGCATCTACAAACACTACGTTAAGGAGCACGACCATATGCGCCTCGGTCAGGACATCATACTGGGCAGGACGAACATAACGGAGAGGGAGGATGGAGGCAAGATACCCGAGATAATCGAGGCATACGATTACGACTTCACGGCCAGAGACGTTGCCGAGCTGATCCTGGGCAGGCATGGAAACCCCTACCTCGGGCATATGCTCCACGGCGACGTTGACGTTGACCAGCTTGACTACCTCATAAGGGATGCACACTACACCGGCGTCGCCCACGGCATAATAGACATGGAACGACTTCTGAAGGTCCTAAAAATCCACGACGATGAACTGGTGGTTGACGAGAAGGGTATAGAAGCCGTGGAGGGCATGATGGTGGCAAGGTCCCTCATGTACTCCAGGGTCTACTTCCACCACACGGTTAAAATCGCCGAGGGTATGCTGACCAGGGCCCTGGAATTCGCCTTGGAGGAGGACCACCTATGGGACTTCTGGAGGATGATCGATTGCCGAGTTCTGGTTGAGCTGGAGGATCTGGAGGGACTGCCTGTGGAGATAGTGCGGAGAGTTAAATACCGCGATCTGTACAAGGCAGCGGTCTTGGCGAGTGCCGATGACCTGAGCGCCGAGGAGAAGAGGGAGCTTCTGGCCGCATACCGAAACGTGAAAAGAAGGCAGGAAATGGAGAGGGCTCTGGCTGATGCAGTCGGTGCGAGGGAAGGCGAAGTCATTCTGGAGTTCAGCATAGCGGACCTCATGCTCAGCGAGCCGAGGCTGAAGGCCACAGAGATAAACGTCCTCCTAGACGACGGAACGATCGAGCCCCTAACAAAGGTCACCCCACTGGCCAACGCCCTTAAAAGACGACAGACACCGAGATGGGCCGTCCTGATAGCGGCACCTTCAAAATACGTGCCAAAGGTCAGGGAGACGTGGAGAAAGATTGTATTTGGATGAATCGAAGAGGGGACTACCTGGAGAACAACCCTTTCTTTATCTCCCTCTTCAACTCCTCTATGAGGTCTATGAGTTCATCCGCATCCCGAATCTCCCTAAGGCGCTCCTTGGGTATGAGAGGGACCTCCCCAACGACCTGTGTCTTGGTCTTCTCCAGTATGAAGACTCCGTCGCTGTTTATGATCTTCCCAACCTCGGCAACCATCTCGGCCCGTTTAACGGTTGAGCTCGTCTTTTTCTCATCAACCCCCGTTAGTATCCTGAACTTATCCTCCTTGGAAACTGCGTTAAACGGTGCTTTCTTCACCTTGACAACGCCCAGACCCAAGAGGCGCAGACGCTCGAACACCTCCTGTTCAAGGGGAGTTTCGGGCTTAACGTCCAGCCTCGCCTCCACGGTTGAGTGCAGAACGTCTATGGGCTCCGCGAGGGGTTCGTCGAATATCTCCTCAAGTCTGAGGGCAACGTCTATTGAAACCGCCTGCTCCCCACGCTCGTAGTTGAGGAGACTCTTTCGGGAGACACCTGCCATCTTGGCAAGTTCATTAATGGAGTACCCGTACCTCTCCCTGAGTTCGCGCAGGAGGCTACCGTTCACCCGGACATAAAAGCCGCCGCGCTCGGCAAAGATCGCCGGAAGTTCGTTTTCAACGAGGACGTCGTAGAGGGTCTCGGGCCGGAGGGAGTATATGCCGAAGCGGTCGTAAACCACCCCCTCCTCCAGCTCGGAGTTCTTGGTTTTAATGCCGATTATGAGGGGGGATGCGTTGAAGAACTTTGAGAGGCGCTTGAGATCCTCGGCCTGCTCCTGGGTCACGGTATCGATGTTGGTAACCACCTTTATGAACAGCAGGAGGAATAACCTGCTCGCCACTAGGTCGAAGCAGGAGCCCTTAAACTCAAGGCGGGCGGTCTTATACCCTGTACCCCTTAGAATGCCCTCCACAGCCCGTATGAGTCTTTCCCTGTCCATCATACTTAAATAGGATTTCCCCTTAATAAACTTAAGGTGTTGATATGAGACCGATAATCATCAAAGGAAGGCTCGTCTCCCTTGGAGTGCTCACCCGGGAAGATCTAAAACGGTTGTGGATGTGGTACAACGACAGAAGCGTGAGGTCGTACCTCTCTTTCCCCGGGGAGGTCTACTTCTACGAAGATGAGCTTGAGTGGTATGAGGCACTGCGGCGGGGGAAAAAGCGTGAGAAAGTGTTTACCATCCTGGAACGGAGCAGTAAAGGGCTCACCGGGGTTGTGGGCCTTCACGGCATCGACCACGAGAATGGCCGTGCGGAAGTTGGATACTTCCTCTCACCGGAATACTGGGGAAGGGGCTACGCGACTGAAGCAGTTGCACTCGCCCTGAGGTACGCTTTTGAGTGGCTCAACCTGAGGAAGGTCTACGCCCACGTCTTCGAGACGAACCTGGCCTCAATAAGGGTCTTGGAAAAGAACGGTTTTAATCTAGTCGGAAGGTGGAGGAAACATCAATACGTGCCGGGGGAAGGCTTTGTCGACGTTCTCATGTACGAGAGGTTCCGTAGTGGCGTTTGATTTTTAAACCCCCCCTCCCTTCTTCAACCATGCTCCTCCAAATTGGAATCGACGACACAGACTCACCAAACGGCATGTGCACCACCTACATAGGTGCGCTCCTTTACAGGGAGCTTTCCCGCATAGCGGAGCCAATCGACCTGCCGAGGCTGATAAGGCTCAACCCAAACATCCCCTACAAGACGCGCGGCAACGGAGCGGTCGCGATGACCTTCGAGGTCGATGAGTGGGTTATCCCCAAAATCAAAGACACCGTCCTTTTCTACGTTAACCAGCTGGCAGACTTCACCCACGAGAACACGAACCCGGGAGTTGTCTTCTTTGAAGGGAATATTCCAGAAGAGCTCCGCGAGTTTTCGCTTAAAGCCCTGAAGGAGCACGTTACGATTGAAGATGCCGAAAGGGTCGCGAAAGATATCGGGGCGGAGGTCTTCAAGTTCAAGCTCGGCAGAGGGGTAATCGGCGCGCTCGCTTCAATCGGCTACCCTCTGAAAAGGTTCACCTACGAGCTGTTAGCTTACCGCGAGCCTGAGAACTGGGGGACGCCGAGAAGGGTCGATTCGGAGAGCGTTTTTATGGCAGACCACTGGAGCTACCCCTTCACCTACGACAACGTTGACCCCTACAAGAGGAGCGTCATCATAACGCCACACGGCAAAGACCCCGTTCTCGTTGGAATACGCGGGATTGATAAGGGAAAAGTCCTACAGACCTTTGAGCGGGTCGAGTTTGGTGAACCTATCGCTTTCTACCAGCTCTACAAGACGAACCAGAACACCGACGACCACTTGACTCCTAAAAAAATCGGCGAGC encodes:
- the tiaS gene encoding tRNA(Ile2) 2-agmatinylcytidine synthetase TiaS; amino-acid sequence: MLLQIGIDDTDSPNGMCTTYIGALLYRELSRIAEPIDLPRLIRLNPNIPYKTRGNGAVAMTFEVDEWVIPKIKDTVLFYVNQLADFTHENTNPGVVFFEGNIPEELREFSLKALKEHVTIEDAERVAKDIGAEVFKFKLGRGVIGALASIGYPLKRFTYELLAYREPENWGTPRRVDSESVFMADHWSYPFTYDNVDPYKRSVIITPHGKDPVLVGIRGIDKGKVLQTFERVEFGEPIAFYQLYKTNQNTDDHLTPKKIGELRLYDSAVVRGKVAGPYWEKGRHVFFELEDETGRIRVAAFEPTKKFRNWVRKLLPGDEIIAAGGVKEHDGILTLNLEKFYPVKLASRIEYRKPKCPKCGGTMKSKGDYLKCKRCGYRMPKKLIPVEVPRELAKKIYEVPPDARKHLSRPLVLPGGEERILRLL
- a CDS encoding transcriptional regulator — protein: MDRERLIRAVEGILRGTGYKTARLEFKGSCFDLVASRLFLLLFIKVVTNIDTVTQEQAEDLKRLSKFFNASPLIIGIKTKNSELEEGVVYDRFGIYSLRPETLYDVLVENELPAIFAERGGFYVRVNGSLLRELRERYGYSINELAKMAGVSRKSLLNYERGEQAVSIDVALRLEEIFDEPLAEPIDVLHSTVEARLDVKPETPLEQEVFERLRLLGLGVVKVKKAPFNAVSKEDKFRILTGVDEKKTSSTVKRAEMVAEVGKIINSDGVFILEKTKTQVVGEVPLIPKERLREIRDADELIDLIEELKREIKKGLFSR
- a CDS encoding HD domain-containing protein codes for the protein MDGKIIHDGIHGSMKISGLILDLVKTPEFQRLRNIRQLGLAYLVYPGANHTRFEHSLGAWDIARRLSAEVGLDESESMLLQVGALLHDIGHGPFSHTFESIYKHYVKEHDHMRLGQDIILGRTNITEREDGGKIPEIIEAYDYDFTARDVAELILGRHGNPYLGHMLHGDVDVDQLDYLIRDAHYTGVAHGIIDMERLLKVLKIHDDELVVDEKGIEAVEGMMVARSLMYSRVYFHHTVKIAEGMLTRALEFALEEDHLWDFWRMIDCRVLVELEDLEGLPVEIVRRVKYRDLYKAAVLASADDLSAEEKRELLAAYRNVKRRQEMERALADAVGAREGEVILEFSIADLMLSEPRLKATEINVLLDDGTIEPLTKVTPLANALKRRQTPRWAVLIAAPSKYVPKVRETWRKIVFG
- a CDS encoding DUF835 domain-containing protein, translating into MAVLQQVVMAEGVVVMIADLTAMFLILRIYLKNRRKAALIFSLAWFFDFIAILLSAFGSPTLNELSYISLTLFSAFLLYGAAKFLEEESLKVPRDSIYILIPMPTVFMLYMLGVYAYTKDAVWTTTAAASLGITGMFVITAGMLLRETVDIYKSAARYLYISIVLFGFHLVPAALFGIHEWYAPIGFSMSTTLIVLMVMFMLRLMSSESFMNVKPVEASETPIEPGVMIINTEEYGKIKDKLKDVPVLAFIRDVTDVPKAWRFYFVTTVPFNDKIKETIIPTNLARITEVSYRYLQETSKAGGRGIVLMDCIEYLLVYNPPDSVMKFLAKLRDFVVVNNGTLILVVDNMSLGEKLFAQLHKLVG
- a CDS encoding phenylacetate--CoA ligase family protein, whose product is MIAGRVAKEDLSDLRYTLERALETTEFWRRKFHGVDVDGITPSRLSELTETVNITPHDLYRTDEVWPEYIRRGTVFHAVMRTSGTTGKPKRVPYTRDDRFRTGRQIEPWVREYMDRGDRIASFFPPLPSSSGMFAYGGFEAITAKAAYYQIPIQYLLDKNMLLSELRDIKPTALFCLTATAYNLGLILPESIKKDIQTIVVGGETLTPELAKATLELFEDAVIVDNFGSTEDAITGYRVVKSGKTTPFTFPDSAVILKDNNDGYSEYKRMYITKVMHEGELTGLPLFNYDIGDLARIADGRVMNIIRVKDVVSLAGAKLHIDQVMEIVYNHPNLLDFVMIYHPLSPENPKPKVIIRVAYREKKPPGIEDEVRELIYEANNPVRYEVEESKQAELIIEAVPPENLRADLPQRLGKTKRIYIVGRDL
- a CDS encoding GNAT family protein, whose product is MRPIIIKGRLVSLGVLTREDLKRLWMWYNDRSVRSYLSFPGEVYFYEDELEWYEALRRGKKREKVFTILERSSKGLTGVVGLHGIDHENGRAEVGYFLSPEYWGRGYATEAVALALRYAFEWLNLRKVYAHVFETNLASIRVLEKNGFNLVGRWRKHQYVPGEGFVDVLMYERFRSGV
- a CDS encoding molybdopterin-binding protein, translated to NSVMLESLVRKYFGEPVFYGVFPDDEEDIRGAIERAKNENDLILVTGGSAFGDKDFAHRFVKLLFHGTTIKPGRPIGYGERIFIMSGYPAAVFAQFHLYVKHALAELVGAKNYEVRVKATLTERASSQLGRHEFVKVWYENGEARPIKKKGSGIISSLVESNGYIVIPEDSEGYLEGETVEAVLY